Proteins co-encoded in one Gadus morhua chromosome 6, gadMor3.0, whole genome shotgun sequence genomic window:
- the LOC115545558 gene encoding mannosyl-oligosaccharide 1,2-alpha-mannosidase IC — protein MVFRKLPGVSAPGLRLSQKFVFLLFLSGLVTLCFGALFFLPDSVRLKRIFLSRTETQPVTVGSENDLKRAKDPDTPRGMASSSAKGETTSTKVRPFTRKAPSVTRGAGTEDRPVAAGGDGGAVATEEQTASRSRTESASERSTASNQDPNKSDTFSYDTFRRCLLKAPLGKDMGRPSDPHTAERRDKVREVK, from the coding sequence ATGGTGTTCCGGAAGCTGCCCGGGGTCTCGGCTCCGGGTCTGCGCCTCTCCCAGAAGTTCGTGTTCCTGCTGTTCCTGTCCGGCCTGGTGACGCTGTGCTTCGGGGCTCTGTTCTTCCTGCCCGACTCGGTCCGCCTCAAGCGGATCTTCCTATCCAGGACGGAGACCCAGCCCGTCACGGTGGGCTCCGAGAACGACCTGAAGCGAGCCAAGGACCCGGACACCCCGCGGGGGATGGCCTCTTCCTCGGCCAAGGGGGAGACCACCAGCACTAAGGTCAGACCTTTCACCCGTAAGGCCCCCTCCGTTACCCGGGGGGCGGGCACCGAGGACCGGCCGGTCGCTgcggggggagacggaggggccGTGGCGACAGAGGAGCAGACCGCCTCCCGGTCCAGGACCGAGTCCGCCTCGGAGAGGTCCACGGCTTCCAACCAGGACCCCAACAAGTCGGATACCTTCAGCTACGACACGTTCCGGAGGTGCCTCCTGAAGGCTCCGCTGGGGAAGGACATGGGCCGTCCGAGTGACCCCCACACCGCCGAGAGACGCGACAAAGTCCGAGAG